From the Corticium candelabrum chromosome 2, ooCorCand1.1, whole genome shotgun sequence genome, one window contains:
- the LOC134198331 gene encoding uncharacterized protein LOC134198331 yields the protein MALKSSGAAGPSGLDASNWKRLCTSFKSYSNELCTALAAVAKRLSTTFVDPNAITALVACRLIPLDKNPGIRPIGICEVIRRILGKAILKIVRSNVLAVTGALQLCAGQSSGCEAAVHAMQSIYHDSDTEAILLVDATNAFNCLNRQVALKNISINCPSIFPILVNTYRKPSCLFVGGEMLWSQEGTTQGDPLAMVMYALATVPLITKLKLSENRQVWYADDAAAGGKLEKVRDWWHLLCDKGPKYGYFPNGKKSWLIVKPDAIDKARQLFNNTSVNITSEGHKYLGSAIGTETFRKTFLQQKIIEWTNEIADLARIARSQPHAAYAAFTHGIVGRWTYALRTNRDDGTLLCSLESAIQENLIPALLNRAQLNPTERQLIALPARFGGLGIINPENLAYEYSHSQTITAPLVKKILQQDFALEDTSHLQEKLKLTTRQHKQQQLMSSAATVENQLPQHLKRAILLSKEKGASSWLTVIPVEEHGYYLHKSAFRDSICLRYGWKPAYLPDKCPCGGSFNVDHALTCPTGGFPSLRHNEIRDIVGGLLGKVCNDVKLEPVLQSLNGESFVGRSTTTDNEARLDIRANGFWGKTFQTTFFDVRIFNANAPSYRDIAINSCYKRQEQEKKRKYEHRIQQVELSSFTPIVYSCTGGCSSLTNTFVKRLASLLANKTGTTYNLTINWLRCRIGFALLRSSIMCLRGSRSKPPCHELGQDLNISLATAESGMVS from the coding sequence ATGGCTCTGAAATCATCTGGGGCGGCAGGTCCTTCCGGATTAGATGCGAGTAACTGGAAACGTCTTTGCACCAGTTTCAAAAGTTACTCCAATGAGTTGTGTACTGCCCTTGCAGCTGTTGCCAAACGTTTGTCAACAACGTTTGTGGATCCAAATGCTATCACAGCTTTAGTAGCTTGCCGATTGATACCACTTGACAAAAATCCTGGCATTCGTCCAATTGGAATATGTGAAGTGATACGGCGAATACTGGGAAAAGCTATCCTCAAAATCGTTCGATCTAATGTACTAGCTGTCACTGGAGCTTTGCAGCTTTGCGCGGGGCAGAGTTCAGGCTGTGAAGCAGCTGTACATGCAATGCAATCCATCTACCACGACTCTGACACAGAGGCAATCTTGCTTGTGGACGCAACAAATGCTTTCAATTGTCTTAACAGACAGGTTGCCTTGAAGAACATTTCAATCAACTGTCCTTCTATTTTTCCCATCCTTGTCAACACTTACAGGAAACCttcttgtctctttgttggCGGGGAAATGCTCTGGTCTCAAGAAGGTACCACGCAAGGAGACCCCTTGGCGATGGTAATGTACGCCCTTGCTACCGTGCCTTTAATTACTAAACTAAAACTTTCAGAAAATCGACAGGTATGGTATGCTGATGATGCCGCTGCTGGAGGAAAATTAGAAAAAGTGAGAGATTGGTGGCACTTGCTGTGTGACAAAGGCCCCAAATACGGTTACTTCCCAAATGGAAAGAAATCTTGGCTGATCGTGAAACCTGATGCAATTGACAAAGCAAGGCAGCTCTTTAACAACACTTCCGTGAACATCACTTCAGAAGGTCACAAATACCTAGGTTCCGCTATTGGTACAGAAACTTTCCGCAAAACTTTCCTACAGCAAAAGATTATTGAATGGACAAACGAAATCGCTGATTTGGCTCGCATAGCTCGCTCACAACCCCACGCCGCATATGCTGCATTTACCCACGGCATTGTGGGTCGCTGGACGTATGCACTGAGAACCAACCGTGATGATGGCACACTTTTGTGTTCACTAGAATCTGCCATTCAAGAAAACCTTATTCCTGCTCTTCTCAATCGAGCACAACTCAATCCAACTGAAAGACAACTTATCGCTTTGCCAGCTCGATTCGGTGGTCTAGGTATTATCAATCCTGAGAATTTAGCATATGAATATTCCCATTCACAAACCATCACGGCGCCTTTAGTCAAGAAGATTCTTCAACAAGACTTTGCTCTTGAAGATACCTCTCATCTCCAAGAAAAACTCAAATTAACCACgcgacaacacaaacaacagcaactgatGTCATCTGCTGCCACTGTTGAAAATCAACTTCCTCAGCACTTAAAGCGAGCGATTTTACTCTCAAAAGAAAAGGGAGCTTCCTCTTGGTTGACAGTCATCCCGGTTGAAGAGCATGGCTACTACTTGCACAAATCGGCATTTCGTGACTCCATTTGCCTACGCTATGGCTGGAAACCTGCATACCTTCCTGACAAGTGCCCTTGTGGCGGCAGCTTCAACGTGGATCATGCATTAACTTGCCCCACAGGCGGGTTTCCGTCATTGAGACATAACGAAATACGTGACATTGTTGGAGGTCTTCTTGGAAAAGTTTGTAATGACGTTAAACTTGAACCGGTTTTGCAATCCCTGAATGGTGAAAGCTTTGTTGGACGAAGTACCACAACAGACAATGAAGCTCGACTAGACATACGAGCAAATGGCTTTTGGGGCAAAACTTTTCAAACTACCTTTTTTGATGTACGTATTTTCAATGCAAATGCTCCATCCTACAGGGACATTGCTATTAATTCTTGTTATAAACGCCAAGaacaagaaaagaagagaaagtACGAGCACAGGATACAACAAGTGGAACTTTCGTCTTTTACACCTATTGTCTATTCTTGCACTGGCGGTTGCAGTTCTCTTACCAATACTTTTGTCAAGAGACTTGCTTCCTTGCTGGCAAATAAAACAGGCACCACATACAATCTTACCATCAACTGGTTACGTTGCCGAATTGGGTTCGCTCTACTACGATCTTCAATCATGTGCCTACGAGGTTCTCGATCCAAGCCACCTTGTCATGAACTTGGTCAAGACTTGAACATTAGCTTGGCTACTGCTGAAAGCGGCATGGTCAGTTAA
- the LOC134198327 gene encoding serine/threonine-protein phosphatase 6 regulatory ankyrin repeat subunit A-like encodes MSACKEMNKQLFDAVERNEVEAVTRLIKSGADVNTRRWSGNWTLLIQASHDDSKEMIEVLLRSGSDVNKTTKYGMTALIWAAINGNEKIFDLLIKHHSDFLKNDKWGRTAIHYAAICNHVTIIEKLFFLSLGSRRNSSNCNHKLSGIVLVVDQSKPPLGASGKFLLVRSVSCLIAFPPLNSSAVQVRPDALPLAPPTFDPIYLSRAARTGKRLEPRLLFLGVSVDINDNEGCTPLWLAARNGHVSCVDFLLNHRASPHHKSQKGSPLDVAKQHGHVDVVQMMEEAIRSNDEEVRVCDVEQKEQMISQLKQDNEKLKEKLKQSEHEREVKEKEIECLMSALATTSRIATERIEQSNAAAGHDAPWSQVSLLASQLRQTA; translated from the exons ATGTCTGCATGTaaagaaatgaacaaacaacttTTTGATGCTGTGGAGAGAAATGAGGTGGAGGCAGTCACTCGTTTGATTAAAAGTGGTGCAGACGTTAATACACGCCGTTGGTCTGgg aATTGGACTCTTCTGATACAAGCTAGTCATGACGATAGCAAGGAAATGATTGAGGTGCTATTAAGAAGTGGATCGGACGTGAATAAGACTACCAAA TATGGAATGACAGCTTTGATTTGGGCAGCGATTAATGGAAATGAGAAGATTTTTGATTTACTCATCAAACATCATTCAGATTTTTTGAAGAATGATAAA TGGGGAAGAACGGCTATTCATTATGCTGCTATAtgcaatcacgtgactattatAGAGAAGCTCTTTTTTcttagcctcggttccagac GTAACTCATCA AATTGTAACCATAAACTAAgtggtattgttcttgttgtagaccaatcaaaaccaccgctcGGAGCGAGCGGGAAGTTCCTATTGGTGCGGAGCGTTTCATGTTTAATAGCTTTCCCGCCCCTGAACTCGTCTGCAGTACAAGTGCGCCCAGACGCTCTCCCGctcgctcctcctacttttgaccccatatacctgtcacgtgcagcgcgtacgggaaagcgtctggaaccgaggctactttttcttggtgtgtctgttgatatcaatgataatgaaGGCTGTACACCACTGTGGTTAGCTGCTCGTAATGGTCATGTTTCTTGTGTTGACTTTCTTTTAAACCATAGAGCAAGTCCTCACCATAAAAG TCAGAAGGGATCACCACTGGATGTTGCTAAGCAACATGGTCATGTTGATGTGGTACagatgatggaagaagccataagat CGAATGATGAGgaagtgcgtgtgtgtgatgttgaACAGAAAGAACAGATG ATAAGTCAACTGAAACAAGACAATGAGAAGTTGAAAGAAAAACTGAAACAATCAGAGCATGAGAGGGAAGTGAAAGAGAAGGAAATAGAATGTCTGATGTCTGCTCTTGCTACTACTAGTAGAATTGCAACTGAGAGAATCGAGCAATCAAATG cAGCAGCTGGACATGATGCTCCTTGGTCTCAAGTCTCTCTTCTTGCCTCCCAATT AAGACAAACTGCCTGA
- the LOC134198328 gene encoding ankyrin repeat and SOCS box protein 7-like: MDWRLTLAVEENKVDEVEALLNAGASPDACNVHGHPVLVTACDEGLNSIVQHLLQKGANVNKADSIGFTALMCAASRGDDSLIVMLLSANADGNLKDVLHGMTALHYAALHNQSKVVRILLENGCDSNIKDNVDVAVDSQFALIVAYVSISILAYISTKK, from the exons atggaTTGGAGACTAACGTTAGCAGTGGAAGAGAACAAAGTCGATGAGGTGGAAGCTCTTTTGAATGCAGGAGCTTCGCCTGATGCGTGTAATGTTCAT GGACATCCTGTACTTGTCACAGCTTGTGATGAAGGCTTAAATTCCATCGTACAACATTTGTTACAGAAAGGAGCAAATGTTAACAAAGCAGATTCTATT gGTTTCACTGCTTTAATGTGTGCAGCATCTCGAGGTGATGATTCactaattgttatgttattatcAGCTAATGCTGATGGTAATCTGAAGGATGTGTTg CATGGAATGACAGCATTGCATTATGCTGCTCTCCACAATCAATCCAAAGTTGTTCGTATTCTGTTagagaatggatgtgatagcaACATAAAAGACAAT GTGGATGTAGCTGTCGACTCGCAATTTGCTCTGATTGTGGCGTACGTATCAATCTCAATCTTAGCGTACATATCGACTAAAAAGTGA
- the LOC134198598 gene encoding uncharacterized protein LOC134198598, whose protein sequence is MVCKKGGFPTLRHNEVRDITADLLREVCHDVVTEPTLQPLSGESFSYSTANVMPEARADISARGVWRAGERAFFDVRVFYPNAPSSLKHPNLESAFRVHENEKKRQYGERIREIEHGSFTPLVFSSTGSTGREATTFYKRLASLHAAKSGEHYSKVMQLIRCRLSFALLRSSILCIRGTRSSFYRPIKVDLLGLIESEAHLDE, encoded by the coding sequence ATGGTATGTAAGAAAGGGGGATTCCCGACCCTAAGACATAATGAAGTCAGAGACATAACAGCTGATTTACTACGAGAAGTCTGTCATGATGTTGTTACTGAGCCTACCTTGCAACCGCTATCAGGTGAAAGTTTTAGTTATTCTACTGCCAACGTAATGCCGGAGGCTAGAGCGGATATCTCTGCTCGTGGCGTGTGGAGGGCTGGAGAAAGAGCATTCTTCGATGTAAGGGTATTCTACCCAAACGCTCCATCCAGCTTGAAACACCCCAACTTAGAATCTGCTTTTAGAGTGcatgagaatgagaagaaacgtCAGTATGGTGAGCGAATACGAGAAATTGAACACGGATCTTTTACTCCACTTGTCTTCAGTTCGACAGGAAGCACAGGTCGAGAGGCTACTACGTTCTATAAGCGCCTTGCAAGTCTCCATGCAGCAAAATCGGGTGAACACTACAGCAAAGTTATGCAGTTGATAAGATGCAGGCTTTCTTTTGCTCTTCTACGATCAAGCATCTTATGCATTCGTGGAACACGATCCAGTTTCTATAGACCTATCAAAGTGGACTTGTTGggactcattgaaagtgaggccCATCTAGATGAGTAG